The genomic DNA tagtttttgcaaatttacacTGCAGTATTTCCAAATAATCATCGTGTAAAATCCACCCTTTCACCCTTCCATcaggaaatataatatgttttgcaTACAAAGTTAtgcaaatcattttaatacgtatttaaaaatgtttgcaattatttccatacacaaacttatttattataatagaatagaagGTTGTTGTTGActattttgtgataaaaataggatactataaattacttttaagaAAAGGTTTGAGATATTTATGATAGGATTGGTTTACGCTCTCCTGATTCAATGGACTTTTCATCGCCTCGTCAAAGAGACGCTGATATACGTTTCCGTCATACGCGCCGAGTGCGGATGCAAGGATCTCGTCGCGAATATCGAATCCATCGACGATACCAACGGCATTTGAACGGATTGCAGCAAGCATTTCTTCGAAGCGTGTTTGAAGCGCTGGAACGTCTTCGTTATTCAGACAGGAAaactgtaattataaaatgcatcgttatattattgtacaaaaaactgtcgcgatataatattcagcaacaaaattatgatcttttaattttgtaacagcgatctctttcttaattttataagtgtatataatatatatatatatatatatatatatatatatatatatatatatatatatatatatatatatatatatatatatatatatatatatatatactgactCGCAAAAAGTCTCCGAGTCGTTGCAGGACCCAATATATCGAGTACAATTCACAAAGTTGCGTTAAAACTTCGTGCAATTGCTTCGAGACAGTAGTCAGTCCTTTTACGGCCTCGACGAATCTCGTCACTAGGAAAGCTCGGCAATGTGACTCCGCGCAATGTGCTAACTCAATACTGGTTTGATTCCATGCATCTTCCGGCGACGCACCACTACGTATTCTGCGGTCCATATTTTCCGTTGCCAAGCGAATTTTACTAcaagcaaaattataaattgcgatCGTGAAATTACACTGAGATGTATGCTATGTTAAACTTCTATTTGCAAatgtggtttttttttatatatagcgataaaatttttacccTGCCGCAACTGCTTGATGTGCTTGCACGATACATGTTAAAGTGTTTTTCCAAGGGCGCTGTTTTATTCCACGcgaaataacaattaaatatcctACGGTCGGTGGTAATGGTTGTCCGCCGACCGCTTGTCTCCAGGCTTTCACTAAATATCTAGCCGTTTGCAGTAGTAGAACGGTATTTTCACCTTCATAAGTGCAGACGGCGGTCACTAAACCATAAGTCCCCGGCAAGTTACTGGCATCCATGTAACCGTGTCCACCACACGCCAATCGTAATTGTTCGATGCCAGTTGCTCCGTCTGATGATGCAACTGCCTTTAGACAGCATGCCAATGCGTGCAGCtaaaaagcaattttctttcttcattaatataaaacgagATAAGTATTTCTAATTCCTAAATCAACTTTATcatgtgaaattattttttcatgtaatatacataattgatttgtatttttttaatagtgtaTAAAAGAGACTTTTGCACACCTCAGGAAGTCTTTCTAGCTCTCCCTGATCTAATTCAGCAGTCACATTGTTGTACATCTCCCAAATCCAATCGGCACACATTCGGAACGCGAAACATGCAGCAAGAttgggaaataatttatattgttgagTAACATAATCTATGATCTGTGCTTCTGGCTcgctgaaataaattaaaagacgatttaagaaattaaggCTCTCAAgtaaaaatcacaaattttaaataatcgcaGGCTAATAAGAACCAGACGCGGAGAGTAATGCGTCAGTTTCatagaaatataagttttctttaaattaaaaagatttctgAAATAGTGCATTAAAACTCCTGTTTCTTCATTGCAATCATAATTCAATATGACTGCAGTGAGGATATAGAAGCCATAAgatatataacttttgatGAAGCATTATTTCAACTAATTAACCGTGAAATgtgaattgcaaatatattatgaagtaTCTTTCAGaacataagaaattttaaaatttagattatctggttaaaaggaaaaaaaagcttgtatttaaaacaaattctcAATATTCCGAATAGATATACTAATTGAATATACAATAACTAATTGTTATTcgtgagtatatatatatatatatatatatattcaagaataTGTAAACAAGATAAGATAACAATAGAAACTCGATAAAACATCATACTTTACATACTCGGATTTTATTTGACTTTGTCGTCTTACTGCGCTGTATCTAATAGCTATGGTCACCGCTTTCGATAAGTAATTAGAGATATCACGTACTAATACTACTCGAACAAACATCATTGTACCATATGTGAGTTTATCACTAGGCGCTTTCACATAGGTTCCATCTTCCAATACCTGAATatgcacaaaaaaaagatcgttaaaactttctacattttctagttcataatgatttattttttccgttACCTGAGAGTTCTTCATTAACATATTCTCACGCGGTATTCTAACATTTTCGAAGCCGAGAAAGCCGTTGTTGGATGCGTTCATTCCTAATTTGGTACCGATTTCACCGATCTTTATACCTAAAacgaaaacaaatatttcatatataaattttccgatcaatttaaataaagcgggagaaagagataaaatatataaattttcatcgcAAAAAAGTGCATATTTGTACGAACATACCCGGTAAAGGCTCGTGAGTATTTTCATCCCTAAGTTGCACGATAAAAGGATGGATACCTCTGCACTCCCCTTTCGTGTATAATTGCGCAACGACAATTGCATAATTCGCCGTATGACCCACTGAAAGCATTTTTCTTTCGTAAGCCTGTTATAAagtacgcgcgcgcgattcgcgGATATTAGTATATTTAAGGGATAATGCTTACAACCACCAGGCCACCATTTATATGACGTTAGAGTAGGgctatttaatatgaattctTTGGTTTTGGGATCGTAAGTTGCTGCAGTCTCCAAGCCTCGGATAAATGTGCCATGACCAAGCTCCGTCTAAGAAAACACAAATCACTttggatttaataattttttaaaagatatatatcgtAACAAtcgaaaattctatataatttcatgattAAGAATGCTTCTGATTCATCATTGTAGTCAAATTGAATGAAGATATCGAacattaagagaaaaattatgtacatttttttttgcgacatatattttttaaaaattaattttttatatgatcatCAATCGATCGCGTTTGATAATATTGGTAGATTGATTGAAAACATACCAAAATGACactctttcaaaattaattgccagttgtaaatcttgtaaaattgATTACTACAAGATCTGGATgagcatttattaataatattaaaataattatatataaaaaagagtttttaatgttttttatcaatcaataTGATCAAATGTCCAAACGATGGCATATGAGAGCACACTAATTAATTTCGtcatatttttcacaagaaaaaaatttttaaatgatttctcTTGCTTCTGATATCGTAATTCATAAACATACCTGTGCATAAGTACCGATAATATTGCAACTCCAAGCTTTGGATATCCAGTAGCCTTGCTGTTCGACGGTGCCCTGTCCCATGATAGCCGGTATAAACATGACATAGTGAAGCGTCAACGGGTTACCATCTTTTAGTATCGCTGAGCCTAACATGCCCCCTAAAATTTGTCTATGGAACACCACAAACATTTCTATCAAATGATACTCTCTTGTGGAAGAATcctttatttaatgaataattgatttttttttttttcacaaaccattaaacttttaatattttcttttaacatttcttttcagcaatgaaataaaactaCGTTATTTAACATGCGCATAAATATCTTACGAAAAAACGTCCATGCCGCCTTTTCCCGATTCATGTAACTGTTGCACTTTTTCTATCACACGGCATCCTTTCATTATCGCTTCCTCGTAAACTTCCTtatgacttttatattttgcaggaATTTTATCATGCAGAAGCGGATCGCTTAGGAAGAAGTCctctgtaaataattttcttgaatcACATTActcgaaattaatttgatgaactttctgaattaatataaaataatgtcaaacTAAACATcatgtatgtaaataagatCATTAATACACACGAATAAATTATGGCGGCAATACAAATTACATAAAGCAGATGATTGATTTATTGccatacataatacatatagctctttttgaaagttaaaaaatagagagagagagagagaataacgttttataatctttatcagTATCTTATCAGGAACTAACGGTTTTGCTATATCGATGCAcacattgcaaatattatcgattcattcaataataattctaaatattgcgaaattatttcataaacagatatattatgatttatttttcatacatgtTATACGCATTAtgagcagttttttttttaaatcaaattaaatttataattaaattttaattattttaattagaatctttgggtgaaatatttaacacgcACATTATTCGATATCAGAAATTTACCTCgctttgtcaaaaaaaaaagcgattgAAAATGTCGATCAACAAGAGAAATGTACTTTTAACACGTTGACTGCCACGCGTGTTTACAACAAAATCCCCGTCAGGCCACCCGTGCCACTGTAAGATGCGTGCTCTGCTACCGCATGTCTGTTTACATTTCTTTCGGTACTCTCACCCCGATATCTATTACGATCCTCATTTATCACGTTATTACTCTGCACGAGCAGTTGTAATCTTTGCCGTGTACTGAGTAGTACAACTAATATCTCTGcccataatttttcaatagtgaagagaaagatgaaaagtCAGTGTGCAGTGATTCATATCGCAGTGAAAGGAAGACTAGTCACGCTAGTTGCTCAAATTCGGATAGCAGCGATGAGGAAGTGATCAGATTGcccaaaagaagaaaagtaaaTCGTATCATATCATCAGATTCTGATACGGAATACGGATAAATGCATCGCCGTTCGCAGAAATAATTTGGGGAAAAGCCTTAGACGCGCATGCAAGCGGTGTTACgcaaataaaagagaagaacTGGAACGATCAAAGGCACGAGCAAATCTCAGAAAACCCACTACTTTTGTCCAAGCTGCCCTGGTCAACCGCAACTTTGCAGTGAATGCTTCAATATTTTGCactgtaaataattttgttaataaacgatttttaaaaaaattcaacagtATTATTATCTCCtgtcatatatttatctaaatatgtTCGGAAATCCTTTGGAAGGAGTCACCCGACGTGGCCTGATGAGAACTCTTGCTGTCACCCGAATACGGGTGACGTGGCCTGATGAGAACTTTTGCTGTCACCCGAATACGGGTGACACGGCAGTTAACgtgttaatcaatttaattctttattgatTTAGCTGTTTTCATTATTTGCAgaataacaagattttttgcAAGTCATTCGTATATCTTACTTCATGAGTCATTATTAACGACATGATTGCAAGTAATCGTAacacttaataaataatcaaaccAATAAAGCatgaatatatgatatttgaaTCATCTAATTTTACTTTGGACattgaacaattaaaaaaatcactcttccgtatatttattttttgcctGTCAacctgaatatatatatatatatcgcggtatttaaaagatataaatctttaataagatCAGCGATTTAATTGTAAGAGATAGCGAGACCTTTTTATATTCATCACGGCACGAACTGTCCATTCAgagaacaattaattttatttaacaacaaatttcgatatatgttcACGTATACACATTGATTGTCAAAACTAGTCCGAGaaatttctatcataattGACACAGCACATCTATCTACAACATTAGGTAAAATATTCATCCGTAGCATAACAAATAcatagcaatataaaaatatatatcaaaatatttttacattgagTTATGGCGTTAGAAAAATCATAATAGATAGCGAGAAGAGATaaacatttgcatatttatcagCGCGcttatatattcgtatatgaccatacaataaaaataatatgaatacattaaaataaaaagtgttaGCGTCAATACGATAAACTATTTTCACGCatcattataagatatatgacGTATTGGCCtagtttgcatatattttaatacgtattaaatattacaagtaCATCAAAGAATGAAATGTTTGTGATAGGccagtataatattaatacacataAA from Cataglyphis hispanica isolate Lineage 1 chromosome 21, ULB_Chis1_1.0, whole genome shotgun sequence includes the following:
- the LOC126857514 gene encoding probable peroxisomal acyl-coenzyme A oxidase 1 — encoded protein: MLTINADLRRERERCSFDPMELTHFWDGDPEKTSQRREREDFFLSDPLLHDKIPAKYKSHKEVYEEAIMKGCRVIEKVQQLHESGKGGMDVFSQILGGMLGSAILKDGNPLTLHYVMFIPAIMGQGTVEQQGYWISKAWSCNIIGTYAQTELGHGTFIRGLETAATYDPKTKEFILNSPTLTSYKWWPGGLGHTANYAIVVAQLYTKGECRGIHPFIVQLRDENTHEPLPGIKIGEIGTKLGMNASNNGFLGFENVRIPRENMLMKNSQVLEDGTYVKAPSDKLTYGTMMFVRVVLVRDISNYLSKAVTIAIRYSAVRRQSQIKSDEPEAQIIDYVTQQYKLFPNLAACFAFRMCADWIWEMYNNVTAELDQGELERLPELHALACCLKAVASSDGATGIEQLRLACGGHGYMDASNLPGTYGLVTAVCTYEGENTVLLLQTARYLVKAWRQAVGGQPLPPTVGYLIVISRGIKQRPWKNTLTCIVQAHQAVAAGKIRLATENMDRRIRSGASPEDAWNQTSIELAHCAESHCRAFLVTRFVEAVKGLTTVSKQLHEVLTQLCELYSIYWVLQRLGDFLRFSCLNNEDVPALQTRFEEMLAAIRSNAVGIVDGFDIRDEILASALGAYDGNVYQRLFDEAMKSPLNQESVNQSYHKYLKPFLKSNL